Proteins co-encoded in one Sulfuricystis thermophila genomic window:
- a CDS encoding S24 family peptidase, which translates to MNEFPTPKKPFPIPVVPAGESAPDAALDHCSAAEPFALMVLGDSMEPEFVEGEIIIVEPEGLATAGSFVMAWLDGEWIFRQLVGGPGDWKLRPLNPKYPTASIPDLSVIKGVIIQKSKPGRRKAAKRYVD; encoded by the coding sequence ATGAACGAATTCCCCACGCCGAAAAAACCTTTCCCCATCCCCGTCGTGCCGGCAGGTGAGAGCGCGCCCGATGCCGCGCTCGACCATTGCAGCGCCGCGGAACCCTTCGCGCTGATGGTGCTCGGCGACAGCATGGAGCCCGAGTTCGTCGAGGGCGAGATCATCATCGTCGAACCCGAAGGACTGGCCACCGCTGGCTCCTTCGTGATGGCCTGGCTCGATGGCGAATGGATCTTCCGCCAGCTCGTCGGCGGCCCCGGGGACTGGAAATTGCGCCCGCTCAACCCCAAGTATCCGACGGCGAGCATCCCCGACCTTTCGGTCATCAAGGGGGTGATCATCCAGAAATCCAAGCCCGGCCGCAGAAAAGCGGCAAAACGTTACGTCGATTGA
- a CDS encoding cytochrome c yields the protein MKKPLLILSLLALPAVAEDTRQLAELKPAAQETLRKEMLDNLIALNSIVSLLAANQVKEAGEVAEKELGRSAMGKNATLPFDARPGPQMPREMHQLAISGHIAATDFARVAASGDRDKALAELPTLLGTCVACHASYRIR from the coding sequence ATGAAAAAACCCCTGTTGATCCTCTCGCTGCTGGCCCTGCCGGCGGTGGCGGAAGACACCCGGCAGCTCGCCGAGCTCAAGCCCGCCGCGCAGGAAACCTTGCGCAAGGAAATGCTCGACAACCTGATCGCGCTCAACTCGATCGTCTCTCTGCTGGCCGCGAACCAGGTCAAGGAGGCGGGCGAGGTGGCGGAAAAGGAACTGGGACGCAGTGCGATGGGCAAAAACGCCACGTTGCCGTTCGATGCGCGACCGGGCCCGCAGATGCCGCGTGAGATGCATCAGTTGGCGATCAGCGGCCATATCGCCGCTACCGATTTCGCGCGTGTTGCCGCCAGCGGCGACCGCGACAAGGCGTTGGCCGAGCTGCCCACGCTGCTCGGCACCTGTGTCGCCTGTCACGCCTCGTACCGGATTCGCTGA
- a CDS encoding sulfur reduction protein DsrS gives MSSVELSPEDALRLNVLLAGEVHAVRIDEGARTLYALTPKGEARIVLNPVGRAERYVQRVREVLAGHVLGSPGGYPVYLRRWTRMGQAGEKNLEALLKLGEPEAVLAVAHAAGLTDELARRAWWAGQQLATMEIARVMLMHPAVRAGQMGPVLTRHLVDYLPFEQDPLAAMQTVRVVLAAGLLGEEERLQLWAKGKRRPHYLIGFLEHLPDELPPEPARPLPQGLPDTPAAQLLARCYSGAGQSYLKAAELALDKAPTHEAVYLLLDLLGQYFAAGAEAGALPIAGEEAAALAALARLSQQDAVPILTRTTAVGPLMRRHLEPLIGPIIGHLRRLRAAQ, from the coding sequence TTGAGCAGTGTCGAACTTTCTCCCGAAGATGCGCTGCGCCTCAACGTGCTGCTGGCCGGCGAGGTGCATGCGGTACGCATCGACGAGGGCGCGCGCACGCTGTATGCGCTGACGCCGAAGGGCGAGGCGCGCATCGTGCTGAATCCGGTCGGACGCGCCGAGCGCTATGTGCAGCGGGTGCGCGAAGTGCTCGCGGGTCACGTGCTCGGCTCGCCCGGCGGCTATCCGGTGTATTTGCGCCGCTGGACGCGCATGGGGCAGGCGGGCGAAAAGAATCTCGAGGCGTTGCTCAAGCTCGGCGAACCCGAGGCGGTGCTCGCCGTCGCCCATGCCGCCGGGCTGACCGACGAGCTGGCGCGGCGCGCCTGGTGGGCCGGCCAGCAGCTGGCGACGATGGAGATCGCGCGCGTGATGCTGATGCATCCTGCGGTGCGCGCCGGCCAAATGGGGCCGGTGCTGACCCGGCATCTGGTCGACTATCTGCCGTTCGAGCAGGACCCGCTCGCCGCGATGCAGACGGTGCGAGTGGTGCTCGCCGCCGGCCTGCTCGGTGAGGAAGAGCGACTGCAGCTGTGGGCGAAGGGCAAACGCCGACCGCACTACCTGATCGGCTTCCTCGAACACTTGCCCGACGAGTTGCCGCCCGAACCGGCACGCCCGCTGCCGCAAGGCTTGCCCGATACTCCAGCGGCGCAATTGTTGGCGCGTTGTTATTCCGGCGCCGGGCAGAGCTATCTGAAAGCCGCAGAGCTTGCGCTCGACAAGGCGCCGACGCACGAGGCGGTGTATCTGCTGCTCGATCTCCTCGGCCAGTATTTCGCCGCTGGCGCCGAGGCCGGCGCCCTGCCGATCGCGGGCGAGGAAGCGGCGGCGCTGGCGGCGCTGGCGCGTCTTTCGCAGCAAGATGCCGTGCCGATCCTGACGCGCACCACGGCGGTCGGGCCGTTGATGCGGCGTCATCTCGAACCGCTGATCGGGCCTATCATTGGCCATCTACGTCGTTTGAGGGCGGCACAATGA
- a CDS encoding Sfum_1244 family protein gives MIPDFDRLVAAVQKNCHISDARHARGMTLCTYLLEMREFYRWEAGIAPGAPLERAAVGAWLNAREALWETLEAEDFAPVPVAGREYAPFEVAAINQALVPHGLVYGAGIGRFGKPHFFLGELERHEVRDGLTVLVSGCEHARDLGALPAALQGDTAFVRRAAMRQWLWEKAEAWMMKRTPGPLALALAAHGFEDDAEAALSRMVDAETETAILHERGEHTAGRLLGAAWEERLASGCPRRAEILMRAVRDHLADSLVTLPTLLEREAWPSLLFWLANLDGMRRELWPALANFEATKVGAGGTALAEMIRQGAEHFERVARRLLAADEQAVAALSHDVAALALA, from the coding sequence ATGATCCCCGATTTCGACCGCCTCGTCGCCGCCGTCCAGAAGAACTGCCACATCAGTGACGCCCGTCATGCGCGTGGCATGACGCTGTGCACATACCTCCTGGAAATGCGCGAGTTCTACCGCTGGGAGGCGGGTATCGCACCGGGCGCGCCGCTCGAGCGCGCCGCGGTCGGCGCCTGGCTGAATGCACGCGAGGCGCTGTGGGAGACGCTGGAAGCCGAAGACTTCGCCCCTGTGCCGGTCGCTGGGAGGGAATATGCGCCGTTCGAGGTCGCGGCGATCAACCAGGCGCTGGTGCCGCATGGCCTCGTCTATGGCGCCGGGATCGGCCGTTTCGGCAAGCCGCATTTCTTCCTCGGCGAACTCGAGCGCCACGAGGTGCGCGATGGACTGACCGTGCTGGTCAGCGGCTGCGAGCATGCGCGCGATCTGGGCGCGCTGCCCGCGGCACTGCAGGGGGACACCGCATTCGTGCGGCGCGCGGCGATGCGCCAGTGGCTATGGGAAAAAGCCGAGGCCTGGATGATGAAGAGGACGCCCGGCCCACTGGCGCTGGCGCTGGCGGCGCACGGCTTCGAGGACGATGCCGAAGCGGCGCTGTCCCGCATGGTCGATGCCGAGACCGAAACCGCGATCCTTCACGAACGTGGCGAACATACGGCCGGCCGGCTCCTCGGCGCGGCCTGGGAAGAACGTCTCGCCAGCGGCTGCCCGCGGCGCGCCGAAATCCTGATGCGCGCGGTGCGCGACCACCTCGCCGACAGCCTCGTCACCTTGCCGACCTTGCTCGAACGCGAAGCCTGGCCGTCGCTGCTGTTCTGGCTCGCCAATCTCGACGGCATGCGACGCGAGTTGTGGCCGGCACTGGCGAACTTCGAGGCGACGAAAGTCGGCGCTGGCGGGACGGCACTGGCGGAGATGATCCGGCAGGGCGCCGAGCATTTCGAGCGCGTCGCGCGTCGGCTGCTGGCGGCGGATGAACAGGCCGTCGCAGCGCTGTCGCACGACGTCGCTGCGCTGGCCTTGGCATAA
- a CDS encoding AAA family ATPase, whose translation MRPAQLAFILDREFESTAAGHHTPVMLWGPPGVGKSQLVAQVAARHGVPVIDIRLSQMEPSDLRGIPFRVDDRVEWAVPAMLPDAERHWPAGILFLDEITSAPPAVSAAAYQLILDRRLGEYRVPPGWAIFAAGNRQGDRGVTYAMPAPLANRFSHFEVDVNLDDWVTWAYANGIDERIIAFLRFKPELLFDFDPAKNAGGEMAFPSPRSWEFAHRALRKFGDHAQLLPGALSACVGHAAGIECAAFIDSLDRLPDLDAVCAGEDVPVPQEIDLQYAVAAALAGRALRARGTPDATRVWGHILDYAQRFPQREMGVMLVSDMHRGIGQPLFAVPQFAGWANAVADLMLYE comes from the coding sequence ATGCGCCCTGCCCAACTTGCCTTCATTCTCGACCGCGAATTCGAAAGTACCGCCGCTGGCCATCACACGCCGGTGATGCTGTGGGGGCCGCCCGGGGTCGGCAAGTCGCAGCTCGTCGCGCAGGTTGCGGCCCGCCACGGCGTGCCGGTGATCGACATCCGCCTCTCGCAGATGGAACCTTCCGATCTGCGCGGCATCCCCTTCCGCGTCGACGACCGCGTCGAATGGGCGGTGCCGGCGATGCTGCCGGACGCCGAGCGCCACTGGCCGGCCGGCATCCTGTTCCTCGACGAGATCACCTCGGCGCCGCCCGCCGTCTCGGCCGCCGCCTACCAGCTGATCCTCGACCGGCGGTTGGGCGAATACCGCGTGCCGCCGGGCTGGGCGATCTTCGCCGCCGGCAACCGCCAGGGCGACCGCGGTGTTACCTACGCAATGCCGGCGCCGCTCGCCAACCGTTTCTCGCACTTCGAGGTCGATGTCAATCTCGACGACTGGGTGACCTGGGCCTACGCCAATGGCATCGACGAGCGCATCATCGCCTTTCTGCGCTTCAAGCCCGAGCTCCTGTTCGACTTCGATCCGGCGAAGAACGCCGGCGGCGAGATGGCCTTTCCCAGCCCGCGCTCGTGGGAATTCGCCCATCGCGCGCTGCGCAAGTTCGGTGACCATGCCCAGCTGCTGCCCGGTGCGCTCTCCGCCTGCGTCGGTCATGCGGCCGGCATCGAATGCGCGGCCTTCATCGACAGTCTCGACCGCCTGCCCGATCTCGACGCGGTGTGTGCCGGCGAGGACGTGCCGGTGCCACAGGAGATCGATCTGCAATATGCGGTCGCGGCGGCGCTCGCCGGCCGCGCCTTGCGCGCGCGCGGCACGCCAGATGCGACGCGCGTCTGGGGCCACATCCTCGATTACGCTCAGAGGTTCCCGCAGCGCGAGATGGGCGTGATGCTGGTCTCCGACATGCACCGCGGCATCGGCCAGCCGCTCTTTGCCGTGCCGCAGTTTGCCGGCTGGGCCAACGCGGTCGCCGACTTGATGCTCTATGAATGA
- the hyi gene encoding hydroxypyruvate isomerase — MPLKFSANLSLLFQEHDFLDRFGAAARAGFAGVEFHFPYAHEKAALVEVALTSGVEVVLFNLPAGDWAAGERGIACQPARKAEFQDGVGLAVEYAEALGCTRLNCLAGIPEGDRAKAIETLIDNLAFAAAVTQRAGIRLMLEPLNTRDVPGFLIATTAQAMEVIDAVGSKNLFLQYDVYHAQRMEGELAATLERLLPKIGHIQIADNPGRHEPGSGEINFPFLLRRLAALGYAGWIGCEYQPSGATADSFSWLEPYR; from the coding sequence ATGCCGCTAAAGTTTTCCGCCAATTTGTCCTTGCTGTTTCAGGAACACGACTTCCTCGACCGCTTCGGCGCCGCGGCACGCGCGGGTTTTGCCGGCGTCGAGTTCCATTTCCCCTATGCGCACGAGAAGGCGGCGCTGGTCGAAGTGGCGCTCACCTCCGGCGTCGAGGTGGTGCTGTTCAATCTGCCGGCCGGCGACTGGGCGGCTGGTGAGCGCGGCATCGCCTGTCAGCCCGCGCGCAAGGCGGAGTTTCAGGACGGTGTGGGCCTCGCCGTCGAATACGCCGAGGCGTTGGGCTGCACGCGGCTCAACTGCCTGGCCGGCATTCCGGAGGGTGATCGCGCCAAGGCGATCGAAACCCTGATCGACAACCTTGCCTTCGCCGCCGCCGTGACGCAGCGCGCCGGCATCCGGCTCATGCTCGAACCGCTCAACACGCGCGATGTGCCGGGCTTCCTGATCGCCACGACGGCACAGGCGATGGAAGTCATCGACGCCGTCGGCAGCAAGAACCTCTTCCTGCAATACGACGTCTATCACGCGCAGCGCATGGAAGGCGAGCTTGCCGCGACGCTCGAACGCCTGCTGCCGAAAATCGGCCACATCCAGATCGCCGACAATCCCGGCCGCCACGAGCCGGGCAGCGGCGAGATCAATTTTCCCTTTCTCTTGCGTCGTCTCGCAGCGCTCGGCTATGCCGGCTGGATCGGCTGCGAATATCAGCCGAGCGGCGCGACTGCCGACAGCTTCTCCTGGCTGGAGCCCTATCGATGA
- a CDS encoding 2Fe-2S iron-sulfur cluster-binding protein → MSLPLTLSRAAQLLGVPRAVLQKHIAAGELPSHDGMVLSEDLEKLYPDIKLEDSGAFERIMQIKEQAFAKRVRERILPNQEILAQRLAAQSEELEEVRRHLAEYHRLVEALSTRIDEMQKTAPSPQLAELARLLDDGLAAVLASEEPADRLEVLDDVLRVMTAQVKVRPSGREFFVEGNESVLEAALRAGLAPSYGCRNGNCGLCKARIVSGQVKQIHPTDYPLSASERAQGHALLCSNTAVTDLVIEMIEATQPSDIPEQEVTAKVKQVTPLSSDILLLHLQTPRSQRLRFLAGQSVTLSVSGATTNFQGDYPIASCPCDDRNLLFHIRRDDNDAFASRLFSDPFKPGDLVSVFGPFGEFVLQKDSSDDLLFIACDTGFAPIKSLIENAAAADLPGLMHLIWAATRPDGHYLANQCRAWAEALETFSFETLTAPDAAAAGAAAAGQVLAIPDFARREVYVAGPAEFIESVTNHLKTAGLPADHLRYETI, encoded by the coding sequence ATGTCCCTGCCCCTGACACTTTCGCGCGCGGCGCAGTTGCTGGGTGTGCCCCGCGCGGTGCTGCAAAAGCACATCGCTGCAGGCGAGCTTCCGTCTCATGACGGCATGGTGTTGAGCGAGGATCTGGAAAAGCTCTATCCCGACATCAAGCTCGAGGATTCCGGCGCTTTCGAACGCATTATGCAGATCAAGGAACAGGCGTTCGCCAAGCGGGTGCGCGAGCGCATCCTGCCCAATCAGGAAATCCTCGCCCAGCGGCTGGCCGCCCAGAGCGAGGAACTCGAAGAGGTGCGCCGCCATCTGGCCGAGTATCATCGCCTCGTCGAAGCGCTCAGCACGCGTATCGACGAAATGCAGAAAACGGCGCCTTCCCCACAGCTTGCCGAACTGGCCCGCCTGCTCGACGACGGGCTGGCCGCGGTGCTGGCCAGCGAAGAACCCGCCGATCGATTGGAGGTGCTCGATGATGTGTTGCGTGTCATGACGGCGCAGGTCAAGGTGCGGCCCTCGGGCCGCGAGTTTTTCGTCGAAGGCAACGAATCGGTGCTCGAAGCGGCGCTGCGCGCGGGCCTCGCCCCGTCCTATGGCTGCCGCAATGGCAATTGCGGGCTGTGCAAGGCGCGCATCGTCTCCGGACAGGTCAAGCAGATCCATCCGACCGACTATCCGCTCTCGGCCAGCGAGCGTGCCCAGGGGCATGCCTTACTGTGTTCCAACACCGCCGTCACCGATCTCGTCATCGAGATGATCGAGGCGACCCAGCCCAGCGACATCCCCGAGCAGGAGGTGACGGCGAAGGTGAAGCAGGTCACGCCGCTATCGAGCGACATCCTGCTGCTGCATTTGCAGACACCGCGCAGCCAGCGCCTGCGTTTCCTCGCCGGCCAATCGGTGACGCTCTCCGTTTCCGGCGCCACCACCAATTTCCAGGGCGATTATCCGATCGCCTCCTGTCCCTGCGACGATCGTAATCTGCTGTTCCACATCCGTCGCGATGACAACGACGCCTTCGCCAGCCGGCTGTTCTCGGACCCCTTCAAGCCCGGCGACCTGGTCAGCGTGTTCGGGCCATTCGGCGAATTCGTGTTGCAGAAGGACAGCAGCGACGACCTGCTGTTCATCGCTTGCGACACCGGCTTCGCGCCGATCAAGAGCCTGATCGAGAATGCCGCCGCGGCCGACCTGCCCGGCCTCATGCATCTCATCTGGGCGGCGACCCGTCCCGATGGTCATTACCTGGCAAACCAGTGCCGCGCCTGGGCCGAAGCGCTGGAAACTTTCAGCTTCGAGACACTGACCGCGCCCGATGCCGCCGCTGCCGGCGCCGCGGCGGCCGGCCAGGTCCTCGCCATCCCGGATTTCGCCCGCCGCGAGGTCTATGTCGCCGGCCCTGCCGAATTCATCGAAAGTGTGACGAACCACCTGAAGACGGCGGGGTTGCCTGCCGATCACCTGAGATACGAGACGATCTGA
- the chrA gene encoding chromate efflux transporter, translated as MGEAFKYWLKLGFISFGGPAGQISMMHHELVEKRRWISEQRFLHALNYCMLLPGPEAIQLAIYIAWLMHGIGGAIAAGVLFFLPAFVLLSALAATYLAFGDLPLVQGIFSGIRPAVVAVVLFAAWRIGSKAIKNEVLAGIAVLAFIGIFFFKIGFPWIVLSAAGLGVLGNAMGGKLAAKFKAGGGHGATHKVSGPAVIDDDTPPPAHARFSWAKLVMSTGIFLVIGIACLLALQGSRDLFHMGEFFTKAAFLTIGGAYAVLPYVYQGAVEHFNWLTGPQMIDGLALGETTPGPLIMVVTWVGYIGGVTKAVLDAPIAAGLAGATVATFFTFLPSFWFIIAGGPLVEATRGELKFTAPLTAITAAVVGVIMNLAVFFAWHTFWPKASEAAPFSGPFEGLAVIVTIAAFLALWKYKIDIMKVIGACALLGLLLTFIR; from the coding sequence TTGGGCGAGGCTTTCAAATACTGGCTCAAACTCGGCTTCATCAGCTTCGGCGGCCCGGCCGGCCAAATTTCGATGATGCACCATGAACTGGTCGAGAAGCGCCGCTGGATTTCCGAGCAGCGTTTCCTGCATGCGCTCAACTACTGCATGCTGCTGCCGGGGCCGGAAGCCATCCAGCTCGCCATCTACATCGCCTGGCTGATGCACGGCATCGGTGGTGCGATCGCCGCCGGCGTGCTGTTCTTCCTGCCGGCCTTCGTGTTGTTGTCCGCCCTGGCCGCCACCTACCTCGCTTTCGGCGATCTGCCGCTGGTGCAGGGCATCTTCTCCGGCATCCGTCCGGCCGTCGTCGCGGTGGTGCTGTTCGCCGCCTGGCGCATCGGTTCGAAGGCGATCAAGAACGAAGTGCTGGCCGGCATCGCCGTCTTGGCCTTCATCGGCATTTTCTTCTTCAAGATCGGCTTTCCCTGGATCGTGCTCTCCGCCGCTGGCTTGGGCGTGCTCGGCAACGCCATGGGCGGCAAGCTCGCCGCCAAATTCAAGGCGGGGGGCGGTCATGGTGCCACGCACAAGGTCTCCGGCCCGGCGGTGATCGACGACGACACGCCGCCGCCGGCGCACGCCCGGTTCAGCTGGGCCAAGCTGGTGATGAGCACGGGGATCTTCCTCGTCATCGGCATCGCTTGCCTGCTGGCATTGCAGGGCAGCCGCGATCTCTTCCACATGGGCGAGTTCTTCACCAAGGCCGCCTTTCTCACCATCGGCGGCGCCTATGCCGTGCTGCCCTATGTCTATCAGGGCGCCGTCGAGCACTTCAATTGGCTCACCGGCCCGCAGATGATCGATGGCCTCGCGCTCGGCGAAACCACGCCCGGCCCGCTGATCATGGTCGTCACCTGGGTCGGCTACATCGGCGGGGTGACGAAGGCTGTGCTCGATGCCCCGATCGCCGCCGGTCTGGCCGGCGCCACGGTGGCGACGTTCTTCACCTTCCTGCCGAGCTTCTGGTTCATCATCGCTGGCGGACCACTGGTCGAAGCGACCCGCGGCGAGCTCAAATTCACCGCGCCGCTCACCGCGATCACCGCCGCAGTCGTCGGCGTGATCATGAACCTCGCCGTTTTCTTCGCCTGGCATACCTTCTGGCCCAAGGCCAGCGAAGCAGCGCCCTTCTCCGGGCCGTTCGAAGGCTTGGCCGTTATCGTCACCATCGCCGCCTTCCTGGCGCTGTGGAAGTACAAGATCGACATCATGAAAGTAATCGGCGCCTGCGCGCTGCTTGGGCTACTGCTCACGTTCATCCGCTGA
- a CDS encoding DUF3373 domain-containing protein codes for MKQQQMKRTLLAALVSGIFLPVGAQAATEAELLQKLEALTKEVEALKAQVAAQQKATQQVADKVEVAESKSLGKWLDIGGDYQFRVDSMRGETKAYTDVAGTFANAQNALQADFFANPSTTAGSSTYFGSMGMSTSSALTALMQFAQGMSAVRTYNDAVSFTTNPMNAGLIQGIGGFAATVPAYKPKNDTLYTHRFGLDLHAKVAQDVSLTTRLAMYKTFGDQSLDVLSNAPNTPYFADRVGVFDGTLSHVPSDSYLNVDRAYVTWNNLFDEDIWFSVGRRPSTNGAPLNLRYNAEWPGRGGTPALLVDYAFDGMTLGYGFDSDALPGGYAKLCYGRGFESGFKWSPGNSLEDTDMIGISIVPIDTGATRVWLQWNRGMNIFDAPKMQNTYFGTTMPKANLGDIDWFGAGIMGKLKNVGKGELYYFADLGLSRTHPNDNVSAQFGFQGLLTGAFFAPEAPKDKTGGAVFLGLRYDLPSKTKIGFEYNHGSKNWITFAPASADMWTSKVGTRGNVYEVYLIQEFDAKPIASTQAKSFFRLGFQYYDFKYTGSNNWVGAPVKISDVNGQMMTMTPLSKAYDLYGTLEVKF; via the coding sequence ATGAAACAACAGCAGATGAAGCGGACCCTGCTCGCGGCGCTCGTCTCGGGCATCTTTCTGCCGGTCGGCGCACAGGCGGCGACCGAAGCCGAACTCCTCCAGAAACTCGAAGCGCTGACCAAGGAGGTGGAAGCGCTCAAGGCGCAGGTGGCCGCGCAGCAGAAGGCAACGCAACAAGTGGCCGACAAGGTCGAGGTCGCCGAAAGCAAGTCGCTCGGCAAGTGGCTCGATATCGGTGGCGACTATCAGTTCCGTGTGGATAGCATGCGGGGTGAGACGAAGGCCTATACCGATGTCGCCGGGACATTTGCAAACGCGCAAAACGCCTTGCAGGCGGATTTCTTCGCCAATCCCTCGACAACAGCCGGCTCCTCAACCTATTTCGGCAGTATGGGCATGTCGACTTCCTCGGCCCTGACGGCGCTGATGCAATTTGCACAAGGCATGTCAGCAGTGCGGACTTACAACGACGCCGTCAGCTTTACAACCAATCCGATGAATGCTGGCTTGATTCAAGGAATCGGCGGTTTTGCCGCCACCGTTCCCGCCTACAAACCCAAGAACGACACCCTCTACACCCACCGCTTCGGTCTCGACCTGCATGCCAAGGTCGCGCAGGACGTTTCGCTCACCACGCGGCTGGCGATGTACAAGACCTTCGGCGACCAGAGCCTCGATGTGCTCTCGAATGCGCCGAATACGCCCTACTTCGCCGACCGCGTCGGCGTATTCGACGGCACGCTCTCGCACGTGCCCTCCGACAGCTACCTGAACGTCGATCGCGCCTATGTGACCTGGAACAATCTGTTCGACGAGGACATCTGGTTCTCGGTCGGCCGGCGTCCCTCGACCAACGGCGCGCCGCTCAACCTCAGATACAACGCCGAATGGCCCGGTCGCGGCGGCACGCCGGCACTGCTGGTCGATTACGCCTTCGATGGCATGACGCTCGGCTATGGCTTCGACAGCGACGCGCTGCCCGGCGGCTATGCCAAGCTCTGTTATGGCCGCGGCTTCGAGAGCGGCTTCAAGTGGTCGCCCGGCAATTCGCTCGAAGACACCGACATGATCGGCATCTCGATCGTGCCGATCGACACCGGCGCGACGCGCGTCTGGCTGCAATGGAACCGCGGCATGAACATCTTCGATGCGCCGAAGATGCAAAACACCTATTTCGGCACGACGATGCCGAAGGCCAATCTCGGCGACATCGACTGGTTCGGCGCCGGCATCATGGGCAAGCTCAAGAACGTCGGCAAGGGCGAACTCTATTACTTCGCCGATCTGGGCCTGAGCCGTACCCATCCGAACGACAACGTCTCCGCCCAGTTCGGCTTCCAGGGCCTGCTGACCGGCGCATTCTTCGCGCCCGAAGCGCCGAAGGACAAGACCGGCGGCGCCGTGTTCCTCGGCCTGCGCTACGATCTGCCGTCGAAGACCAAGATCGGCTTCGAATACAACCACGGCAGCAAGAACTGGATCACCTTCGCGCCGGCCTCCGCCGACATGTGGACCTCGAAGGTTGGCACGCGCGGCAACGTGTATGAGGTCTATCTGATCCAGGAATTCGACGCCAAGCCGATTGCCTCGACGCAGGCGAAGAGCTTCTTCCGCCTCGGCTTCCAGTACTACGACTTCAAATACACCGGCAGCAACAACTGGGTCGGCGCTCCGGTCAAGATCTCCGACGTGAATGGCCAGATGATGACCATGACGCCGCTCTCCAAGGCCTATGACCTGTATGGCACGCTAGAAGTGAAGTTCTGA
- a CDS encoding vWA domain-containing protein, whose amino-acid sequence MNEVETKLAAARTRLILDKPFLGALVLRLPLKAATWCRTTATDARTLYYNPRWIEGLSAAQVQFALAHEALHCALGHFARRGHRIQRKWDMACDFAINPLLVDEGLTPPAEAVVLDIYRGMAAEEIYPCIDDSNDDSRMMDEHVWDGAEGGDGGGQGEHNEAQGKGGSRAEELDANAGGSKPQKSGAGGTAGDEEDGPPPPLGAREKEQLKEQWQRHLAAAAQRAREAGKLSGQLARLADAALAAQVSWRALLAQYLSQVARSDYTWQRPSRREGEVIWPSLRSHGGDLHVALDISGSVTEKDLADFLAELNALKGALPVRITLHACDSALAEGGPWVFEPWDELRLPKQFSGGGGTAFTPVFEWIERAGQQPDALIYFTDADGEFPRQAPNYPVLWLVKGKAPVPFGRRIQLN is encoded by the coding sequence ATGAATGAGGTCGAAACCAAACTCGCGGCGGCCAGGACGCGCCTGATCCTCGACAAGCCCTTCCTCGGCGCCCTGGTGCTGCGGCTGCCGCTCAAGGCGGCGACTTGGTGTCGCACCACCGCGACCGACGCGCGCACGCTCTACTACAACCCGCGCTGGATCGAAGGCCTTTCCGCGGCACAGGTTCAGTTCGCGCTCGCGCACGAGGCGCTGCATTGCGCGCTCGGCCATTTCGCGCGGCGCGGCCACCGCATCCAGCGCAAGTGGGACATGGCCTGTGACTTTGCGATCAATCCGCTGCTCGTCGACGAGGGGCTCACACCGCCGGCTGAAGCCGTCGTGCTCGACATCTATCGCGGCATGGCTGCGGAGGAGATCTATCCCTGCATCGACGACAGCAATGACGACAGCCGCATGATGGACGAGCATGTCTGGGACGGCGCGGAGGGCGGCGACGGCGGCGGACAGGGCGAGCACAACGAGGCGCAGGGCAAGGGCGGAAGCCGCGCCGAGGAGCTCGACGCGAACGCCGGCGGCAGCAAGCCGCAGAAATCCGGCGCTGGCGGCACGGCAGGGGATGAGGAAGACGGCCCGCCGCCGCCGCTCGGCGCCCGGGAGAAAGAGCAGCTCAAGGAACAATGGCAACGGCATCTGGCGGCCGCGGCGCAGCGTGCGCGCGAGGCCGGCAAGCTCTCCGGCCAGCTCGCGCGGCTCGCCGATGCGGCGCTCGCCGCGCAGGTCTCCTGGCGCGCGCTGCTGGCGCAATATCTGTCGCAGGTCGCCCGCAGCGATTACACCTGGCAGCGTCCGTCGCGCCGCGAAGGCGAAGTGATCTGGCCTTCCTTACGCAGCCACGGCGGCGACCTCCATGTCGCACTCGATATTTCCGGCTCGGTGACGGAAAAGGATCTCGCCGATTTCCTCGCCGAACTGAATGCGCTGAAGGGCGCGCTGCCGGTGCGCATCACGCTCCATGCCTGCGACAGCGCGCTGGCGGAAGGCGGACCGTGGGTCTTCGAGCCTTGGGACGAATTGCGGCTGCCCAAGCAGTTTTCCGGCGGTGGCGGCACGGCATTCACGCCGGTCTTCGAATGGATCGAACGCGCCGGCCAGCAGCCCGATGCGCTGATCTATTTCACCGACGCGGACGGCGAATTTCCCCGGCAAGCGCCGAATTATCCGGTGCTCTGGCTCGTCAAGGGCAAGGCGCCGGTGCCCTTTGGTCGCAGGATCCAGCTGAATTGA